A genomic segment from Zonotrichia albicollis isolate bZonAlb1 chromosome 19, bZonAlb1.hap1, whole genome shotgun sequence encodes:
- the ARHGAP44 gene encoding rho GTPase-activating protein 44 isoform X2, which yields MKKQFNRMRQLANQTVGRAEKTEVLSEDLLQVEKRLELVKQVSHSTHKKLTACLQGQQGLDADKRSKKLPLTTLAQCLMEGSAVLGDDSLLGKMLRLCGEAEDKLAQELIHFELQVERDVIEPLFVLAEVEIPNIQKQRKHLAKLVLDMDSSRTRWQQSVKSSGLASNLQPSGAKADALREEMEEAANRVEICRDQLSADMYNFVAKEVDYANYFQTLIEVQAEYHRKSLALLQNFLPQIKAQQEAWVEKPSFGKPLEEHLAVSGREIAFPVEACVTMLLECGMQEEGLFRVAPSASKLKKLKAALDCCVVDVQEYSADPHAIAGALKSYLRELPEPLMTFELYEEWIQASNIPEQEKRLQALWNACEKLPKANYNNIRYVIKFLAKLTEYQDINKMTPSNVAIVLGPNLLWPQAEGNMTEMMTTLSLQIVGIIEPLIQHADWFFPGEIEFNVTGNYGSPLHVNHNANYSSMPSPDMEHGERRQHETARRPLSVATDNMMLEFCKKDGMGVRVMDTSWVARRGTSVGRKASSAPPATQPPAPPAELPPTPHSPIPEQPPEISAVPSPPPTSFGFPPAAERTSTFRPPELSPGPPPEQSPHSLRKGAKKLAPIPSPASLSPTPPSTPSPYGPPGAPPGAGPPPLLPSPAAAAAPRARAAPKARPRPALPPPPQPPPAAPALPQPPEPPRTDSAAPGDGAITGLLRFEVPSLHVSPDAALCRDPPEAAQRLSGPSLTPRQEEEEEESESTAL from the exons AGCCGAGAAGACCGAGGTGTTGAGCGAGGatctgctgcag GTGGAGAAGCGGCTGGAGCTGGTGAAGCAGGTGTCCCACAGCACCCACAAGAAGCTGACGGCCTgtctgcagggccagcagggcctggACGCCGACAAGCGCTCG AAGAAGCTGCCGCTGACGACGCTGGCGCAGTGTCTGATGGAGGGATCGGCCGTGCTGGGGGATGACTCCCTGCTGGG gaagaTGCTGCGGCTGTGCGGGGAGGCCGAGGacaagctggcacaggagctgaTCCACTTTGAGCTGCAGGTGGAGCGGGATGTCATCGAGCCACTCTTTGTGCTGGCTGAG GTGGAAATTCCAAATATCCAAAAGCAGAGGAAGCACTTGGCCAAGCTCGTGCTGGACATGGACTCCTCCAGGACGAG GTGGCAGCAGTCGGTGAAGTCCTCGGGTCTGGCCAGCAACCTGCAGCCCTCGGGGGCCAAAGCCGACGCTCtcagggaggagatggaggaggcGGCCAACAGAGTGGAGATCTGCAGG GACCAGCTCTCAGCTGACATGTACAATTTTGTGGCCAAAGAAGTCGACTATGCAAACTATTTTCAAACT ctAATCGAGGTGCAGGCCGAGTACCACCGCAAGTCCCTGGCACTCCTGCAGAACTTCCTGCCACAGATCAAAGCCCAGCAGG AGGCGTGGGTGGAGAAGCCCTCCTTTGGGAAGCCCCTGGAGGAGCACCTGGCTGTCAGCGGGAGGGAGATCGCCTTCCCCGTGGAGGCCTGTGTCACCATGCTGCTGGAATGTGGCATGCAGGAGgag GGTCTCTTCCGAGTGGCTCCCTCAGCCTCCAAGCTGAAGAAGCTCAAGGCTGCCCTGGACTGCTGCGTGGTGGACGTGCAGGAGTACTCAGCTGACCCCCATGCCATCGCAG GAGCCCTCAAGTCCTACCTGCGGGAGCTGCCCGAGCCCCTGATGACATTCGAGCTGTACGAGGAGTGGATCCAGGCCTCCAA catcccagagcaggagaAACGGCTGCAGGCTCTCTGGAACGCCTGCGAGAAGCTGCCCAAAGCCAACTACAACAACATCAG GTACGTGATTAAATTCCTGGCCAAGCTGACCGAATACCAGGATATCAACAAAATGACCCCGAGCAATGTGGCCATCGTGCTGGGACCCAACCTGCTGTGGCCACAGGCCGAGGG GAACATGACGGAGATGATGACGACGTTGTCGCTGCAGATCGTGGGCATCATCGAGCCGCTCATCCAGCACGCAGACTGGTTCTTCCCGGGAG AGATCGAGTTCAACGTGACGGGGAACTACGGCAGCCCCCTGCACGTGAACCACAACGCCAACTACAGCTCCATGCCCTCACCCGACATGGAGCACGGCGAGCGCCGGCAGCACGAGACAGCGCGGCGCCCACTCAGCGTGGCCACCGACAACATGATGCTGGAGTTCTGCAAGAAGGACGG catggGCGTCAGGGTGATGGACACGTCGTGGGTGGCTCGCCGCGGCACCTCCGTGGGGCGCAAGGCGAGCTCGGCGCCCCCGGCCACGCAGCCTCCGGCACCGCCTGCCGAGCTACCCCCCACGCCCCACTCGCCCATTCCCGAGCAGCCCCCGGAGATTTCAGCAGTGCCCTCCCCGCCTCCCACCAGCTTTGGCTTCCCCCCGGCAGCCGAGCGGACAAG CACTTTCAGGCCCCCGGAGCTgtccccggggccgccccccgAGCAGAGCCCGCACTCGCTGCGCAAAG GGGCCAAGAAGCTGGCGCCCATCCCGTCCCCGGCCAGCCTGTCCCCGACGCCCCCCAGCACCCCGTCCCCGTACGgcccccccggagcccccccgGGCGCGGGGCCGCCCCCGCTGCTGCCgtcccccgccgccgccgccgccccccgcgcccGGGCCGCCCCCAAGGCGCGGCCGCGCCCCGCGCTGCCCCCCCCGCCGCAGCCGCCCCCGGCCGCCCCCGCGCTCCCCCAGCCCCCGGAGCCGCCCCGCACGGACAGCGCGGCGCCCGGGGACGGCGCCATCACAG GTCTGCTCCGTTTTGAGGTCCCCTCCCTCCACGTGTCCCCGGATGCCGCCCTGTGCCGGGACCCGCCCGAGGCAGCTCAGAGACTCTCGGGGCCGAGCCTGACCCCgcggcaggaggaggaggaggaggaatcgGAGAGCACAGCCCTAtga
- the ARHGAP44 gene encoding rho GTPase-activating protein 44 isoform X1: MKKQFNRMRQLANQTVGRAEKTEVLSEDLLQVEKRLELVKQVSHSTHKKLTACLQGQQGLDADKRSKKLPLTTLAQCLMEGSAVLGDDSLLGKMLRLCGEAEDKLAQELIHFELQVERDVIEPLFVLAEVEIPNIQKQRKHLAKLVLDMDSSRTRWQQSVKSSGLASNLQPSGAKADALREEMEEAANRVEICRDQLSADMYNFVAKEVDYANYFQTLIEVQAEYHRKSLALLQNFLPQIKAQQEAWVEKPSFGKPLEEHLAVSGREIAFPVEACVTMLLECGMQEEGLFRVAPSASKLKKLKAALDCCVVDVQEYSADPHAIAGALKSYLRELPEPLMTFELYEEWIQASNIPEQEKRLQALWNACEKLPKANYNNIRYVIKFLAKLTEYQDINKMTPSNVAIVLGPNLLWPQAEGNMTEMMTTLSLQIVGIIEPLIQHADWFFPGEIEFNVTGNYGSPLHVNHNANYSSMPSPDMEHGERRQHETARRPLSVATDNMMLEFCKKDGLRKIQSMGVRVMDTSWVARRGTSVGRKASSAPPATQPPAPPAELPPTPHSPIPEQPPEISAVPSPPPTSFGFPPAAERTSTFRPPELSPGPPPEQSPHSLRKGAKKLAPIPSPASLSPTPPSTPSPYGPPGAPPGAGPPPLLPSPAAAAAPRARAAPKARPRPALPPPPQPPPAAPALPQPPEPPRTDSAAPGDGAITGLLRFEVPSLHVSPDAALCRDPPEAAQRLSGPSLTPRQEEEEEESESTAL; the protein is encoded by the exons AGCCGAGAAGACCGAGGTGTTGAGCGAGGatctgctgcag GTGGAGAAGCGGCTGGAGCTGGTGAAGCAGGTGTCCCACAGCACCCACAAGAAGCTGACGGCCTgtctgcagggccagcagggcctggACGCCGACAAGCGCTCG AAGAAGCTGCCGCTGACGACGCTGGCGCAGTGTCTGATGGAGGGATCGGCCGTGCTGGGGGATGACTCCCTGCTGGG gaagaTGCTGCGGCTGTGCGGGGAGGCCGAGGacaagctggcacaggagctgaTCCACTTTGAGCTGCAGGTGGAGCGGGATGTCATCGAGCCACTCTTTGTGCTGGCTGAG GTGGAAATTCCAAATATCCAAAAGCAGAGGAAGCACTTGGCCAAGCTCGTGCTGGACATGGACTCCTCCAGGACGAG GTGGCAGCAGTCGGTGAAGTCCTCGGGTCTGGCCAGCAACCTGCAGCCCTCGGGGGCCAAAGCCGACGCTCtcagggaggagatggaggaggcGGCCAACAGAGTGGAGATCTGCAGG GACCAGCTCTCAGCTGACATGTACAATTTTGTGGCCAAAGAAGTCGACTATGCAAACTATTTTCAAACT ctAATCGAGGTGCAGGCCGAGTACCACCGCAAGTCCCTGGCACTCCTGCAGAACTTCCTGCCACAGATCAAAGCCCAGCAGG AGGCGTGGGTGGAGAAGCCCTCCTTTGGGAAGCCCCTGGAGGAGCACCTGGCTGTCAGCGGGAGGGAGATCGCCTTCCCCGTGGAGGCCTGTGTCACCATGCTGCTGGAATGTGGCATGCAGGAGgag GGTCTCTTCCGAGTGGCTCCCTCAGCCTCCAAGCTGAAGAAGCTCAAGGCTGCCCTGGACTGCTGCGTGGTGGACGTGCAGGAGTACTCAGCTGACCCCCATGCCATCGCAG GAGCCCTCAAGTCCTACCTGCGGGAGCTGCCCGAGCCCCTGATGACATTCGAGCTGTACGAGGAGTGGATCCAGGCCTCCAA catcccagagcaggagaAACGGCTGCAGGCTCTCTGGAACGCCTGCGAGAAGCTGCCCAAAGCCAACTACAACAACATCAG GTACGTGATTAAATTCCTGGCCAAGCTGACCGAATACCAGGATATCAACAAAATGACCCCGAGCAATGTGGCCATCGTGCTGGGACCCAACCTGCTGTGGCCACAGGCCGAGGG GAACATGACGGAGATGATGACGACGTTGTCGCTGCAGATCGTGGGCATCATCGAGCCGCTCATCCAGCACGCAGACTGGTTCTTCCCGGGAG AGATCGAGTTCAACGTGACGGGGAACTACGGCAGCCCCCTGCACGTGAACCACAACGCCAACTACAGCTCCATGCCCTCACCCGACATGGAGCACGGCGAGCGCCGGCAGCACGAGACAGCGCGGCGCCCACTCAGCGTGGCCACCGACAACATGATGCTGGAGTTCTGCAAGAAGGACGG CCTTAGGAAAATCCAAAG catggGCGTCAGGGTGATGGACACGTCGTGGGTGGCTCGCCGCGGCACCTCCGTGGGGCGCAAGGCGAGCTCGGCGCCCCCGGCCACGCAGCCTCCGGCACCGCCTGCCGAGCTACCCCCCACGCCCCACTCGCCCATTCCCGAGCAGCCCCCGGAGATTTCAGCAGTGCCCTCCCCGCCTCCCACCAGCTTTGGCTTCCCCCCGGCAGCCGAGCGGACAAG CACTTTCAGGCCCCCGGAGCTgtccccggggccgccccccgAGCAGAGCCCGCACTCGCTGCGCAAAG GGGCCAAGAAGCTGGCGCCCATCCCGTCCCCGGCCAGCCTGTCCCCGACGCCCCCCAGCACCCCGTCCCCGTACGgcccccccggagcccccccgGGCGCGGGGCCGCCCCCGCTGCTGCCgtcccccgccgccgccgccgccccccgcgcccGGGCCGCCCCCAAGGCGCGGCCGCGCCCCGCGCTGCCCCCCCCGCCGCAGCCGCCCCCGGCCGCCCCCGCGCTCCCCCAGCCCCCGGAGCCGCCCCGCACGGACAGCGCGGCGCCCGGGGACGGCGCCATCACAG GTCTGCTCCGTTTTGAGGTCCCCTCCCTCCACGTGTCCCCGGATGCCGCCCTGTGCCGGGACCCGCCCGAGGCAGCTCAGAGACTCTCGGGGCCGAGCCTGACCCCgcggcaggaggaggaggaggaggaatcgGAGAGCACAGCCCTAtga
- the ARHGAP44 gene encoding rho GTPase-activating protein 44 isoform X4: MKKQFNRMRQLANQTVGRAEKTEVLSEDLLQVEKRLELVKQVSHSTHKKLTACLQGQQGLDADKRSKKLPLTTLAQCLMEGSAVLGDDSLLGKMLRLCGEAEDKLAQELIHFELQVERDVIEPLFVLAEVEIPNIQKQRKHLAKLVLDMDSSRTRWQQSVKSSGLASNLQPSGAKADALREEMEEAANRVEICRDQLSADMYNFVAKEVDYANYFQTLIEVQAEYHRKSLALLQNFLPQIKAQQEAWVEKPSFGKPLEEHLAVSGREIAFPVEACVTMLLECGMQEEGLFRVAPSASKLKKLKAALDCCVVDVQEYSADPHAIAGALKSYLRELPEPLMTFELYEEWIQASNIPEQEKRLQALWNACEKLPKANYNNIRYVIKFLAKLTEYQDINKMTPSNVAIVLGPNLLWPQAEGNMTEMMTTLSLQIVGIIEPLIQHADWFFPGEIEFNVTGNYGSPLHVNHNANYSSMPSPDMEHGERRQHETARRPLSVATDNMMLEFCKKDGLRKIQSMGVRVMDTSWVARRGTSVGRKASSAPPATQPPAPPAELPPTPHSPIPEQPPEISAVPSPPPTSFGFPPAAERTRSAPF; encoded by the exons AGCCGAGAAGACCGAGGTGTTGAGCGAGGatctgctgcag GTGGAGAAGCGGCTGGAGCTGGTGAAGCAGGTGTCCCACAGCACCCACAAGAAGCTGACGGCCTgtctgcagggccagcagggcctggACGCCGACAAGCGCTCG AAGAAGCTGCCGCTGACGACGCTGGCGCAGTGTCTGATGGAGGGATCGGCCGTGCTGGGGGATGACTCCCTGCTGGG gaagaTGCTGCGGCTGTGCGGGGAGGCCGAGGacaagctggcacaggagctgaTCCACTTTGAGCTGCAGGTGGAGCGGGATGTCATCGAGCCACTCTTTGTGCTGGCTGAG GTGGAAATTCCAAATATCCAAAAGCAGAGGAAGCACTTGGCCAAGCTCGTGCTGGACATGGACTCCTCCAGGACGAG GTGGCAGCAGTCGGTGAAGTCCTCGGGTCTGGCCAGCAACCTGCAGCCCTCGGGGGCCAAAGCCGACGCTCtcagggaggagatggaggaggcGGCCAACAGAGTGGAGATCTGCAGG GACCAGCTCTCAGCTGACATGTACAATTTTGTGGCCAAAGAAGTCGACTATGCAAACTATTTTCAAACT ctAATCGAGGTGCAGGCCGAGTACCACCGCAAGTCCCTGGCACTCCTGCAGAACTTCCTGCCACAGATCAAAGCCCAGCAGG AGGCGTGGGTGGAGAAGCCCTCCTTTGGGAAGCCCCTGGAGGAGCACCTGGCTGTCAGCGGGAGGGAGATCGCCTTCCCCGTGGAGGCCTGTGTCACCATGCTGCTGGAATGTGGCATGCAGGAGgag GGTCTCTTCCGAGTGGCTCCCTCAGCCTCCAAGCTGAAGAAGCTCAAGGCTGCCCTGGACTGCTGCGTGGTGGACGTGCAGGAGTACTCAGCTGACCCCCATGCCATCGCAG GAGCCCTCAAGTCCTACCTGCGGGAGCTGCCCGAGCCCCTGATGACATTCGAGCTGTACGAGGAGTGGATCCAGGCCTCCAA catcccagagcaggagaAACGGCTGCAGGCTCTCTGGAACGCCTGCGAGAAGCTGCCCAAAGCCAACTACAACAACATCAG GTACGTGATTAAATTCCTGGCCAAGCTGACCGAATACCAGGATATCAACAAAATGACCCCGAGCAATGTGGCCATCGTGCTGGGACCCAACCTGCTGTGGCCACAGGCCGAGGG GAACATGACGGAGATGATGACGACGTTGTCGCTGCAGATCGTGGGCATCATCGAGCCGCTCATCCAGCACGCAGACTGGTTCTTCCCGGGAG AGATCGAGTTCAACGTGACGGGGAACTACGGCAGCCCCCTGCACGTGAACCACAACGCCAACTACAGCTCCATGCCCTCACCCGACATGGAGCACGGCGAGCGCCGGCAGCACGAGACAGCGCGGCGCCCACTCAGCGTGGCCACCGACAACATGATGCTGGAGTTCTGCAAGAAGGACGG CCTTAGGAAAATCCAAAG catggGCGTCAGGGTGATGGACACGTCGTGGGTGGCTCGCCGCGGCACCTCCGTGGGGCGCAAGGCGAGCTCGGCGCCCCCGGCCACGCAGCCTCCGGCACCGCCTGCCGAGCTACCCCCCACGCCCCACTCGCCCATTCCCGAGCAGCCCCCGGAGATTTCAGCAGTGCCCTCCCCGCCTCCCACCAGCTTTGGCTTCCCCCCGGCAGCCGAGCGGACAAG GTCTGCTCCGTTTTGA